The following proteins are co-located in the Streptomyces bottropensis ATCC 25435 genome:
- the nadC gene encoding carboxylating nicotinate-nucleotide diphosphorylase has protein sequence MSTPELPLASGGGCGDGCACGAADGPAEEEYLECGLDPALAQLLADAGLDPVEVEDIANVAIQEDLDHGVDVTTVATIPEDARATADFTAREGGVVAGLRIAEAVLSVACTDEFEVERHVDDGDRVEAGQKLLSVTGATRDLLTAERSALNLLCRLSGIATATRAWADTLEGTKAKVRDTRKTTPGLRSLEKFAVRCGGGVNHRMSLSDAALVKDNHVVAAGGVAQAFEAVRAMFPEVPIEVEVDTLHQLREVIDAGADLILLDNFTPIECEEAVALVDGRALLEASGRLTLTNAKAYADTGVDFLAVGALTHSSPILDIGLDLRAAE, from the coding sequence GTGAGCACCCCCGAACTTCCCCTCGCCTCCGGCGGCGGCTGCGGCGACGGCTGCGCCTGTGGCGCAGCCGACGGGCCGGCCGAAGAGGAGTACCTGGAGTGCGGGCTCGACCCCGCGCTCGCCCAGCTCCTGGCCGACGCCGGGCTCGATCCCGTGGAGGTCGAGGACATCGCCAACGTCGCGATCCAGGAGGACCTCGACCACGGTGTGGACGTCACCACGGTCGCGACCATCCCCGAGGACGCCCGCGCCACCGCCGACTTCACCGCCCGCGAGGGCGGCGTCGTGGCGGGCCTCAGGATCGCCGAGGCGGTTCTCTCGGTCGCCTGCACGGACGAGTTCGAGGTCGAGCGGCACGTCGACGACGGCGACCGCGTCGAGGCCGGCCAGAAGCTCCTCAGCGTCACCGGCGCCACCCGCGACCTCCTCACCGCCGAGCGCAGCGCCCTGAACCTGCTGTGCCGCCTCTCCGGCATCGCCACCGCCACGCGCGCGTGGGCGGACACCCTGGAGGGCACGAAGGCGAAGGTGCGCGACACCCGTAAGACGACGCCGGGTCTGCGCTCCCTGGAGAAGTTCGCGGTCCGCTGCGGCGGCGGGGTCAACCACCGCATGTCCCTCTCGGACGCGGCCCTCGTCAAGGACAACCACGTGGTCGCCGCCGGTGGTGTCGCCCAGGCCTTCGAGGCCGTGCGCGCGATGTTCCCCGAGGTGCCCATCGAGGTCGAGGTGGACACCCTCCACCAGTTGCGCGAGGTCATCGACGCGGGCGCCGACCTGATCCTCCTCGACAACTTCACGCCGATCGAGTGCGAGGAGGCCGTGGCGCTCGTCGACGGCCGCGCCCTCCTGGAGGCGTCGGGCCGCCTGACCCTCACCAACGCGAAGGCGTACGCGGACACCGGCGTCGACTTCCTGGCCGTCGGGGCCCTGACGCACTCGTCCCCGATCCTGGACATCGGCCTCGACCTGCGCGCGGCCGAGTAG
- a CDS encoding L-aspartate oxidase has protein sequence MTSTGIRLHAPAPGWSVDADVVVVGSGVAGLTAALRCEAAGLSTVVVTKARLDDGSTRWAQGGIAAALGEGDTPEQHQDDTLVAGAGLCDEEAVRLLVTEGPDAVRRLIATGAHFDESEEGGLELTREGGHHRRRIAHAGGDATGAEISRALVEAVRARGLRTVENALVLDLLLDADGRTAGVTLHVMGEGQHDGVGAVHAPAVVLATGGMGQVFSATTNPSVSTGDGVALALRAGAEVSDLEFVQFHPTVLFLGADAEGQQPLVSEAVRGEGAHLVDAGGVRFMLGQHELAELAPRDIVAKGIMRRMQEQGAEHMYLDARHFGAHMWEHRFPTILAACRAHGLDPVTEPIPVAPAAHYASGGVRTDSHGRTTVPGLYACGEVACTGVHGANRLASNSLLEGLVYAERIVADIAAAHAGDDLHARVPQPVPYAEKPAHPLLEPEIRFAIQRTMTEGAGVLRSATSLATAAAALDRLHAQARDTLAENGKTAEPGVDTWETTNLLCVARVLVAAARLREETRGCHWREDRADRDDAAWRRHIVVRLNPDRTLAVHTTDTADFPPTRPHHQEQ, from the coding sequence GTGACCAGCACAGGCATACGACTGCACGCGCCGGCCCCGGGCTGGTCCGTCGACGCCGACGTCGTGGTCGTCGGCTCGGGCGTCGCCGGCCTCACCGCCGCGCTGCGCTGCGAGGCCGCCGGCCTCAGCACGGTCGTCGTCACCAAGGCCCGCCTCGACGACGGCTCCACCCGCTGGGCCCAGGGCGGCATCGCCGCCGCTCTCGGCGAGGGCGACACCCCCGAGCAGCACCAGGACGACACCCTGGTGGCCGGCGCGGGCCTGTGCGACGAGGAGGCGGTACGGCTCCTCGTCACCGAGGGCCCCGACGCCGTACGCCGCCTGATCGCGACCGGCGCCCACTTCGACGAGTCGGAGGAGGGCGGCCTGGAGCTGACCCGCGAGGGCGGCCACCACCGCCGCCGCATCGCCCACGCGGGCGGCGACGCGACCGGCGCCGAGATCTCCCGGGCACTCGTCGAGGCGGTCCGCGCGCGGGGACTGCGCACGGTGGAGAACGCGCTCGTCCTGGACCTCCTGCTGGACGCCGACGGCCGCACCGCCGGTGTCACCCTGCACGTCATGGGCGAGGGCCAGCACGACGGCGTGGGAGCCGTCCACGCCCCGGCGGTCGTCCTCGCGACGGGCGGCATGGGCCAGGTCTTCTCGGCGACGACCAACCCGTCGGTGTCCACCGGCGACGGCGTCGCGCTCGCGCTCCGGGCCGGCGCCGAGGTCTCCGACCTCGAATTCGTCCAGTTCCACCCGACCGTGCTGTTCCTGGGCGCCGACGCGGAGGGCCAGCAGCCCCTCGTCTCCGAGGCCGTACGCGGCGAGGGCGCCCACCTGGTCGACGCCGGCGGTGTCCGCTTCATGCTCGGGCAGCACGAGCTGGCCGAACTGGCGCCCCGCGACATCGTCGCCAAGGGCATCATGCGCCGCATGCAGGAACAGGGCGCCGAGCACATGTACCTCGACGCCCGGCACTTCGGCGCCCACATGTGGGAGCACCGCTTCCCGACGATCCTCGCCGCCTGCCGCGCCCACGGCCTCGACCCCGTCACCGAACCCATCCCGGTCGCCCCGGCCGCCCACTACGCCTCCGGCGGGGTGCGCACCGACTCCCACGGCCGCACCACCGTCCCCGGCCTCTACGCCTGCGGCGAGGTCGCCTGCACCGGCGTCCACGGCGCCAACCGGCTGGCCTCGAACTCCCTCCTGGAGGGCCTGGTCTACGCCGAGCGCATCGTCGCCGACATCGCCGCCGCCCACGCGGGCGACGACCTCCACGCGCGCGTGCCCCAGCCCGTCCCGTACGCCGAGAAGCCCGCGCACCCGCTGCTCGAACCGGAGATCCGCTTCGCGATCCAGCGGACCATGACCGAGGGCGCCGGCGTCCTGCGCTCCGCGACCTCCCTCGCGACCGCCGCGGCGGCCCTGGACCGGCTGCACGCGCAGGCCCGCGACACCCTCGCCGAGAACGGCAAGACGGCCGAGCCCGGCGTCGACACCTGGGAGACCACCAACCTCCTGTGCGTGGCCCGCGTCCTGGTCGCCGCCGCCCGGCTGCGTGAGGAGACGCGCGGCTGCCACTGGCGCGAGGACCGCGCCGACCGCGACGACGCCGCCTGGCGCCGCCACATCGTCGTACGGCTGAATCCGGACCGGACCCTCGCCGTACACACCACCGATACCGCAGACTTCCCCCCGACCCGGCCGCATCACCAGGAGCAGTGA
- a CDS encoding threonine aldolase family protein → MSDTADTTGQEAAAEESPAARRYRRRQVAHRAAGRVLARPSALATLRERLALLDAAGDVYDLDETADMYGNGVVEALERRTAALLGTEAAAFFPTGTMAQQVALRCWAARTGNPAVALHGLAHPEMYERHAFSQLSGLRPVRLTSESRLPTADDVRGLDEPFGALMLELPLREAGFVLPSWEELEEVTEAARERDAVVHFDGARLWESATHFGRPVAEIAALADSVYVSYYKSLGAYGGAAIAGPRTLVDEAKAWRHRYGGQVFQQFPTALSALVGLERELPRLPEYVRHARVVAAALREGFAAAGVPWARVHPEEPHTNEFQVWLPYEVDVVAEAAVRQGEQTGALLFARPWDQGGPGLAVTEIEVRAAALEWTAADVSRAVADFVALVGKVAGE, encoded by the coding sequence ATGAGCGACACGGCGGACACCACAGGGCAGGAGGCGGCCGCCGAGGAGTCCCCGGCCGCGCGGCGGTACCGGCGGCGGCAGGTGGCCCACCGGGCGGCCGGGCGGGTGCTGGCGCGCCCGAGCGCGCTGGCGACGCTTCGGGAGCGGCTCGCGCTGCTGGACGCGGCCGGCGACGTGTACGACCTGGACGAGACGGCCGACATGTACGGCAACGGGGTCGTCGAGGCCCTGGAGAGGCGGACCGCCGCGCTGCTCGGCACGGAGGCCGCCGCGTTCTTCCCGACCGGCACGATGGCCCAGCAGGTGGCGCTGCGCTGCTGGGCGGCCCGCACCGGGAACCCGGCCGTCGCCCTGCACGGCCTCGCCCACCCCGAGATGTACGAGCGGCATGCGTTCAGCCAGCTCAGCGGGTTGCGCCCGGTGCGGCTGACGAGCGAGTCGCGGCTGCCGACCGCCGACGACGTACGCGGTCTCGACGAGCCCTTCGGGGCGCTGATGCTCGAACTCCCGCTCAGGGAGGCCGGTTTCGTGCTCCCCTCCTGGGAGGAGCTGGAGGAGGTCACCGAGGCCGCCCGCGAACGGGACGCGGTGGTCCACTTCGACGGGGCGCGCCTGTGGGAGTCGGCGACCCACTTCGGCCGCCCGGTGGCCGAGATCGCGGCCCTCGCCGACAGCGTCTACGTGTCGTACTACAAGTCCCTCGGCGCCTACGGCGGTGCCGCGATCGCCGGCCCCCGGACCCTGGTCGACGAGGCGAAGGCCTGGCGGCACCGGTACGGCGGCCAGGTCTTCCAGCAGTTCCCCACCGCGCTGTCGGCCCTCGTCGGTCTGGAGCGCGAGCTGCCCCGGCTGCCGGAGTACGTCCGTCACGCGCGCGTGGTCGCCGCCGCGCTGCGAGAGGGGTTCGCGGCGGCGGGCGTGCCCTGGGCCCGGGTGCACCCCGAGGAGCCCCACACCAACGAGTTCCAGGTCTGGCTGCCGTACGAGGTCGACGTCGTCGCGGAGGCCGCCGTCCGGCAGGGCGAGCAGACGGGCGCGCTGCTCTTCGCCCGGCCATGGGACCAGGGCGGGCCGGGGCTGGCGGTCACCGAGATCGAGGTGCGCGCGGCCGCCCTGGAGTGGACGGCGGCGGACGTGAGCAGGGCCGTGGCGGACTTCGTGGCGCTGGTGGGGAAGGTCGCGGGCGAGTAG
- a CDS encoding SCO3374 family protein, whose translation MAIVPLPRRPLDPSGFPGAVARDVPGDVACDAVRQWYENELGWATVPGAPVHLITGLRFDVLDVPAEAGVAALRHLGPVPGPGSPVALCEGRMLLLVAAGCAEELPGLLEWLDWGGLDLDLTAVGTGGHLAAPAPPGGAGRRVGGRGEAGSQGAAEWLRPPEPGCEVEPSLPNMSALGGGGGAPDLVRVLDTVATHCHRVRLRRASTGPSESQPLAFS comes from the coding sequence ATGGCCATCGTCCCCCTTCCCCGCCGACCGCTCGACCCGAGCGGTTTCCCGGGTGCCGTCGCGCGCGATGTTCCGGGTGACGTCGCCTGCGACGCGGTGCGGCAGTGGTACGAGAACGAGCTCGGCTGGGCGACCGTGCCCGGGGCGCCCGTACACCTCATTACGGGCCTGCGCTTCGATGTGCTCGACGTGCCGGCGGAGGCGGGGGTCGCGGCGCTCAGGCATCTGGGCCCGGTGCCGGGGCCGGGCTCACCGGTGGCGCTGTGCGAGGGGCGGATGCTGCTGCTGGTCGCGGCGGGCTGCGCGGAGGAGCTGCCGGGCCTGCTGGAGTGGCTGGACTGGGGCGGCCTCGACCTGGACCTCACTGCCGTCGGAACGGGCGGTCACCTGGCGGCGCCGGCGCCTCCGGGCGGGGCCGGAAGGCGGGTGGGCGGGCGCGGGGAGGCCGGTTCACAGGGGGCCGCCGAGTGGTTGCGGCCCCCCGAGCCGGGGTGCGAGGTGGAACCCTCGCTGCCGAACATGTCGGCGTTGGGGGGCGGTGGGGGCGCCCCCGACCTCGTGCGGGTGCTGGACACGGTGGCGACGCACTGCCACCGCGTCCGGCTGCGGCGCGCGAGCACCGGGCCGTCGGAATCTCAGCCGTTGGCCTTCTCGTAG
- a CDS encoding amino-acid N-acetyltransferase — translation MPASRPEVTSKAITVRRARTSDVPHVRRLLDAYVQSSILLDKATVTLYEDLQEFWVAERDDNAEVVGCGALHVMWEDLAEVRTLAVHPEAKGLGVGHQLLEKLLHTARWLGVRRVFCLTFEVEFFAKHGFVEIGETPVDTDVYAELLRSYDEGVAEFLGLERVKPNTLGNSRMLLHL, via the coding sequence ATGCCAGCATCGCGTCCCGAAGTCACCTCAAAAGCCATCACCGTCCGGCGGGCTCGGACCAGCGATGTCCCGCACGTGCGCCGCCTGCTCGACGCGTACGTCCAGTCCAGCATCCTGCTGGACAAAGCGACGGTCACGCTTTACGAGGACCTTCAGGAGTTCTGGGTCGCGGAACGGGACGACAACGCCGAGGTCGTCGGCTGCGGCGCGCTGCACGTGATGTGGGAAGACCTCGCGGAAGTCCGCACTCTCGCCGTGCACCCGGAAGCCAAGGGTCTCGGCGTCGGCCACCAGTTGCTGGAGAAGTTGCTCCACACCGCTCGCTGGCTGGGTGTTCGCCGGGTTTTCTGTCTGACCTTCGAAGTCGAGTTCTTCGCGAAGCACGGCTTCGTGGAGATCGGCGAGACTCCGGTGGACACCGATGTCTACGCCGAGCTGCTGCGTTCCTATGACGAGGGCGTCGCGGAGTTCCTCGGTCTCGAACGGGTGAAACCGAACACCTTGGGCAACAGCCGGATGCTTCTGCATCTGTGA
- a CDS encoding type III pantothenate kinase: protein MLLTIDVGNTHTVLGLFDGEDIVEHWRISTDARRTADELAVLLQGLMGMHPLLGEELGDGIDGIAICATVPSVLHELREVTRRYYGDVPAVLVEPGVKTGVPILTDNPKEVGADRIINAVAAVELYGGPAVVVDFGTATTFDAVSARGEYVGGVIAPGIEISVEALGVKGAQLRKIEVARPRSVIGKNTVEAMQSGIVYGFAGQVDGVVGRMVRELADDPEDVTVIATGGLAPMVLGESSVIDEHEPWLTLIGLRLVYERNVSRL, encoded by the coding sequence ATGCTGCTGACGATCGACGTGGGCAACACCCACACCGTCCTCGGTCTGTTCGACGGCGAGGACATCGTCGAACACTGGCGCATCTCCACCGACGCGCGCCGCACCGCCGACGAACTGGCGGTCCTCCTCCAGGGCCTCATGGGCATGCACCCGCTCCTCGGCGAGGAACTGGGCGACGGCATCGACGGCATCGCCATCTGCGCCACCGTCCCGTCCGTCCTGCACGAGCTGCGCGAGGTGACCCGCCGCTACTACGGCGACGTCCCCGCGGTCCTCGTCGAGCCGGGGGTCAAGACGGGCGTCCCGATCCTCACGGACAACCCCAAGGAGGTCGGCGCCGACCGCATCATCAACGCCGTCGCCGCCGTCGAGCTGTACGGCGGCCCGGCCGTCGTCGTCGACTTCGGTACGGCGACGACGTTCGACGCGGTCAGCGCGCGCGGGGAGTACGTGGGCGGCGTCATCGCCCCCGGCATCGAGATCTCCGTCGAGGCGCTCGGCGTCAAGGGCGCCCAGCTCCGCAAGATCGAGGTGGCCCGGCCGCGCAGTGTGATCGGCAAGAACACGGTCGAGGCGATGCAGTCCGGGATCGTCTACGGGTTCGCCGGGCAGGTCGACGGGGTGGTGGGCCGGATGGTCCGTGAGCTGGCCGACGATCCCGAGGACGTGACGGTCATCGCGACGGGTGGGCTCGCGCCGATGGTGCTCGGCGAGTCGTCCGTGATCGACGAACACGAGCCGTGGCTGACGCTGATCGGGTTGCGGCTGGTCTACGAGCGGAACGTGTCGCGTCTCTGA
- a CDS encoding BlaI/MecI/CopY family transcriptional regulator, translating into MTRVWKWNRPVTVREVLEDLQKERSIAYTTVMTVLDNLHQKGWVRREAEGRAYRYEAVSTRAAYAAALMNEAWSQSDNPAAALVAFFGMMSEEQRQALTDAVRIVQGPDAVKPEPADTAAPVVETPVETAGESAESSGETQGTPGESPDLPGR; encoded by the coding sequence ATGACGCGGGTGTGGAAGTGGAACCGCCCGGTGACCGTTCGGGAAGTCCTGGAAGACCTCCAGAAGGAACGGTCCATCGCGTACACCACGGTGATGACCGTTCTGGACAATCTCCATCAGAAGGGCTGGGTGCGCCGGGAGGCGGAAGGCCGGGCCTATCGATATGAGGCGGTCTCCACACGCGCTGCCTACGCGGCCGCACTGATGAACGAGGCCTGGTCGCAGAGCGACAACCCGGCGGCGGCCCTCGTCGCCTTCTTCGGGATGATGAGCGAGGAACAGCGGCAGGCGCTCACCGACGCCGTACGCATCGTGCAGGGCCCCGACGCCGTCAAACCCGAACCGGCCGACACCGCCGCCCCGGTCGTCGAAACCCCTGTTGAAACCGCCGGCGAATCCGCCGAATCGTCCGGTGAAACACAGGGGACCCCCGGCGAATCCCCGGATCTCCCCGGGCGATAG
- a CDS encoding histone-like nucleoid-structuring protein Lsr2, whose product MAQKVQVLLVDDLDGGEADETVTFALDGKTYEIDLTTANADKLRGLLDPYVKGGRRTGGRAAGGRGKTRAAVGGSQDTAAIRAWAKENGYEVNDRGRVPASIREAYEKANG is encoded by the coding sequence GTGGCACAGAAGGTTCAGGTCCTTCTTGTCGATGACCTCGACGGCGGCGAGGCGGACGAGACCGTGACGTTCGCGCTGGACGGCAAGACCTACGAGATCGACCTCACGACCGCCAACGCGGACAAGCTGCGCGGCCTTCTCGACCCCTACGTCAAGGGTGGTCGGCGTACCGGGGGCCGTGCTGCGGGCGGGCGCGGCAAGACCCGTGCGGCCGTCGGCGGCAGCCAGGACACCGCGGCCATCCGCGCCTGGGCGAAGGAGAACGGCTACGAGGTCAACGACCGCGGTCGCGTTCCCGCCTCCATCCGCGAGGCCTACGAGAAGGCCAACGGCTGA
- a CDS encoding Rossmann-like and DUF2520 domain-containing protein, translated as MSTFEQPEPRNRPARLAVGVVGAGRVGPALAASLQLAGHRPVAVSGVSEASRRRAAELLPDVPLMPPADVLRHADLVLLTVPDDALPGLVEGLAETGSVRPGQLLVHTSGRYGAKVLDPALRAGALPLALHPAMTFTGTAVDVQRLAGCSFGVTAPHELRMAAEALVIEMGGEPEWIAEESRPLYHAALALGANHLVTLVAQSMELLRTAGVTAPDRMLGPLLGAALDNALRSGDAALTGPVARGDAGTVAAHVAELRAHAPATVAGYLAMARATADRALAHGLLKPELAEDLLGVLAGTTEGTAGAGGTDGTDGTEGDTR; from the coding sequence GTGAGTACATTCGAGCAACCAGAGCCGAGGAACCGCCCCGCGCGGCTCGCCGTCGGGGTGGTCGGCGCCGGCCGCGTCGGTCCCGCGCTGGCGGCGTCGCTCCAGCTGGCGGGTCACCGCCCGGTGGCCGTCTCCGGCGTCTCCGAAGCCTCCCGCCGCCGCGCCGCCGAACTGCTGCCCGACGTCCCGCTGATGCCCCCCGCCGACGTGCTGCGCCACGCGGACCTGGTCCTGCTGACCGTCCCCGACGACGCCCTGCCGGGGCTGGTCGAGGGCCTCGCCGAGACCGGTTCCGTACGCCCGGGGCAGCTCCTCGTGCACACCTCCGGCCGGTACGGCGCGAAGGTCCTGGACCCCGCTCTCAGGGCCGGCGCGCTGCCGCTGGCGCTGCACCCCGCGATGACGTTCACGGGGACCGCGGTGGACGTGCAGCGGCTCGCGGGGTGCTCCTTCGGGGTCACGGCCCCGCACGAGCTGCGGATGGCCGCCGAGGCGCTGGTGATCGAGATGGGCGGCGAGCCCGAGTGGATCGCCGAGGAGAGTCGCCCGCTCTACCACGCGGCCCTCGCCCTGGGCGCCAACCACCTGGTCACCCTGGTCGCCCAGTCCATGGAGCTGTTGCGCACGGCCGGTGTCACCGCCCCCGACCGCATGCTCGGCCCCCTGCTCGGCGCCGCCCTGGACAACGCGCTCAGGTCGGGCGACGCGGCGCTCACCGGCCCCGTCGCGCGCGGGGACGCCGGCACGGTCGCCGCGCACGTCGCCGAGCTGCGCGCGCACGCACCGGCCACCGTCGCCGGGTATCTGGCGATGGCCCGCGCGACCGCCGACCGCGCCCTCGCCCACGGCCTGCTCAAGCCGGAACTGGCCGAGGACCTCCTCGGCGTGCTCGCGGGCACGACGGAAGGCACCGCAGGTGCGGGCGGCACCGACGGGACCGACGGGACCGAAGGGGACACCCGATGA
- the panC gene encoding pantoate--beta-alanine ligase: protein MTTTVLRTADELHARAGAGRRAVVMTMGALHEGHATLIRTAREIAGGTGEVVVTVFVNPLQFGAGEDLDRYPRTLDADVELAEAAGADVVFAPAVDEVYPGGEPQVRITAGPMGERLEGAARPGHFDGMLTVVAKLLHLTRPDVALYGQKDAQQLALIRRMVRDLNFRMDIVGVPTVREDDGLALSSRNRYLSTEERRTALALSQALFAGRDRHAAQEALRARAREVPATRARAEALSAIGESRAAADAHAMAKSAPGGPAAVRAAARLVLDEALRMKPPLALDYLALVDPSDFTDIPDDFTGEAVLAVAARVGTTRLIDNIPLTFGAAS, encoded by the coding sequence ATGACCACCACCGTGCTGCGCACCGCCGACGAACTGCACGCACGCGCGGGTGCGGGACGCCGGGCCGTCGTGATGACCATGGGCGCCCTGCACGAGGGCCACGCCACCCTGATCCGCACCGCGCGGGAGATCGCGGGCGGCACGGGCGAGGTCGTGGTGACGGTCTTCGTCAACCCCCTCCAGTTCGGCGCCGGCGAGGACCTCGACCGCTATCCGCGCACCCTGGACGCCGACGTCGAGCTCGCCGAGGCCGCGGGCGCCGACGTGGTGTTCGCCCCGGCCGTGGACGAGGTCTACCCGGGCGGCGAACCCCAGGTCCGGATCACCGCGGGTCCCATGGGGGAGCGCCTGGAGGGCGCCGCCCGCCCCGGCCACTTCGACGGCATGCTCACCGTCGTCGCCAAGCTGCTGCACCTCACCCGCCCCGACGTGGCGCTCTACGGCCAGAAGGACGCCCAGCAGCTCGCCCTGATCCGCCGCATGGTCCGCGACCTGAACTTCCGGATGGACATCGTGGGCGTGCCGACCGTCCGGGAGGACGACGGCCTGGCCCTGTCCAGCCGCAACCGGTATCTGTCCACCGAGGAGCGCCGCACCGCCCTCGCCCTCTCCCAGGCGCTGTTCGCGGGCCGTGACCGGCACGCCGCGCAGGAGGCGCTGCGCGCGCGGGCCCGCGAGGTGCCCGCCACGCGCGCGCGTGCCGAGGCCCTGAGCGCGATCGGCGAGTCCCGCGCGGCCGCCGACGCGCACGCCATGGCCAAGTCCGCCCCCGGCGGCCCGGCCGCCGTCCGCGCCGCCGCCCGCCTGGTCCTCGACGAGGCCCTGCGCATGAAGCCGCCGCTCGCCCTGGACTACCTGGCCCTGGTCGACCCGTCCGACTTCACCGACATCCCCGACGACTTCACCGGCGAGGCCGTCCTCGCCGTCGCGGCCCGGGTGGGGACGACACGGCTGATCGACAACATCCCCCTGACCTTCGGAGCCGCCTCGTGA